One Thunnus albacares chromosome 12, fThuAlb1.1, whole genome shotgun sequence genomic region harbors:
- the opn4.1 gene encoding melanopsin-like — translation MSQHHPTRTSLCTLGGNCSSFLSDHHHSRMSKLLLLPDHTPTQRTQLQPPHLFPTVDVPDHAHYIIGSVILLVGVTGMLGNGLVIYVFCCSRTLRSPSNLLVVNLAATDFLMSLTQSPVFFIASLHRRWVFGELACELYAFCGALFGITSMMTLTAIAVDRCLAITRPLALLGGVSHRQVLVVMAAVWLYSLGWSLPPFFGWSAYVPEGLQTSCSWDYMSFTAAVRTYTILLFAFVFFIPLGLITSCYFTIFRAVRRAGREVRQLNCGGTNKAYERLRSEWRLAKVALGVILLFVVSWSPYSVVALTATVGYAHLLTPYMNSVPAVIAKASAIHNPIIYAITHPKYRAAIGRYVPLLRAVLRLQEKDLRSSFSSSGASSHRTTSTSQSSLAIQLSAAARANGRWGRSRLSSTSDSESCWTESEADGSSVGSTAFNRQVSADVTANTAGSAPLSQERGSAGAGPDADSPDGHLLPAGSTPCTP, via the coding sequence CTCTTTGCACTTTGGGGGGAAATTGCAGCTCCTTTCTGAGCGATCACCATCACAGCAGGATGTCgaagctcctcctcctgcctgaCCACACCCCCACACAGCGGACTCAGTTGCAGCCACCTCACCTGTTCCCCACCGTAGACGTGCCTGACCACGCCCACTACATCATCGGCTCTGTCATCCTGTTGGTGGGGGTGACGGGCATGCTGGGAAATGGCCTGGTCATCTATGTGTTCTGCTGCAGTCGCACGCTGCGGTCGCCTAGCAACCTGCTGGTGGTCAACTTGGCAGCCACTGACTTCCTGATGTCTCTGACACAGTCCCCTGTCTTCTTTATTGCCAGCCTGCACCGCCGCTGGGTGTTCGGGGAGCTCGCCTGCGAGCTGTATGCCTTCTGCGGAGCGCTGTTCGGCATCACCTCCATGATGACACTGACAGCCATTGCAGTGGACCGCTGCCTTGCTATCACGCGGCCTTTGGCCCTGCTTGGCGGGGTGAGTCACCGCCAGGTGTTGGTGGTGATGGCGGCAGTGTGGTTGTACTCTCTGGGCTGGAGTCTGCCACCATTCTTTGGCTGGAGCGCTTACGTCCCTGAAGGCCTGCAGACGTCCTGCAGCTGGGACTACATGAGCTTCACCGCCGCTGTGCGCACCTACACAATCTTGCTGTTCGCCTTTGTCTTCTTCATCCCTCTGGGCCTCATCACCAGCTGCTACTTCACCATCTTTCGTGCAGTGCGGCGTGCCGGCCGGGAGGTCCGGCAGCTGAACTGTGGAGGAACCAACAAGGCGTATGAACGTCTGCGCAGTGAGTGGCGACTGGCCAAAGTGGCTCTGGGAGTCAtcctgctgtttgttgtgtCCTGGTCGCCGTACTCGGTGGTGGCTCTGACGGCCACGGTTGGCTATGCCCACCTGCTGACGCCCTACATGAACTCAGTTCCTGCCGTCATCGCCAAGGCCTCTGCCATCCACAACCCCATCATCTATGCCATCACACACCCCAAATACCGTGCCGCCATCGGCCGCTACGTGCCACTACTGCGCGCCGTGCTGCGGCTGCAGGAGAAGGACCTGCGctcctccttcagctccagcGGTGCCTCATCTCATCGCACCACGTCGACCAGTCAGAGCTCACTGGCCATCCAGCTGAGCGCCGCCGCTCGAGCCAATGGCCGCTGGGGGAGGAGCCGACTATCCTCCACCTCAGACAGCGAGTCCTGCTGGACGGAGAGTGAAGCCGATGGCTCCAGTGTCGGATCGACAGCCTTCAACCGCCAGGTTTCCGCAGACGTCACCGCCAACACCGCAGGCTCCGCCCCCCTCAGCCAGGAGAGAGGCTCAGCTGGCGCAGGGCCCGACGCTGACTCACCTGACGGACACCTGCTGCCGGCAGGCTCCACCCCCTGCACGCCATGA